A single Anopheles arabiensis isolate DONGOLA chromosome 2, AaraD3, whole genome shotgun sequence DNA region contains:
- the LOC120896597 gene encoding chloride channel protein 2 isoform X3, protein MQQHRHELDRNAVIVKVPQEDEYVRDFSFEPEFILRRKDSLDIQREKYHRKRLNSRRKRLKRNALLVLAKTAAIVPPPLGHQQRVVEKNDPGEMPVRPDGVENGSRNSETSACLPTTSSSSNRSSTTNMHTSSRSNAMLIDVPSPDDCPAGSGLDDLDPADKDEIRRSIVDIEIEEFYYMYGRYTKDLGEYAKDEARRLRLLERRRKKDDKARNKELLDVRDNKFFKAASWLWRNTFARLGEDWVFLALLGIIMALLSYVMDKGISMCTNSRVWLYRDLTNHPVLQYLAWVSLPVCLILFSAGFVHLVAPQSIGSGIPEMKTILRGVALKEYLTFKTLVAKVIGLTATLGSGMPLGKEGPFVHIASIVSQLLSKIITSFQSIYENESRNTEMLAAACAVGVGACFAAPIGGVLFSIEVTTTYFAVRNYWRGFFAAVCGATVFRLLAVWFQKADTVTAMFSTNFTSDFPFDPQELFVFALIGLVCGLGGALYVWVHRKYVLFMRSNKKMNKFLQKNRFLYPGIVALIVATLSFPLGFGKYIAGELSTHDQVHQLFSNFTWTKHELTVEQAAVVSNWRTAETNVFANLIIYLLYTFFMSIIASTIPVPSGMFIPVFKIGAAFGRIIGEAMHLWFPHGVRYGGMLAPIIPGGYSVVGAAAFSGAVTHTVSVGVIVFEMTGQITHIVPVMIAALISNAVAALLQPSMYDSIILIKKLPYLPDLLPSGSGMYNIYVEDFMVRDVRYIWKGISYQQLKEILKANKSLRSLPIVDSPDNRTLLGSVQRYELIKMIDKHIGREKRLEVAAKLMKEAEEKAREEQERQKREAAEAAKARRPSRFEVVPAPDILKLRERANNEMLPPQARRESNASLTSGPVFGATQPKKSILKKTNSFTLKGFSPLSPHSPVHTPYTTITGTESRIRSAFDIIFRKSATLQDVTPDPEIGSIGTPSIVGSEVAPLTPGISKKVQLPRERVIDMSPEDQKAWEMEEMAKPIDVGNLHIDPAPFQLVERTSILKVHSLFSMVGINHAYVTNVGRLVGVVALKELRTAIESVNNGTLTPETVKAKQEEEARALAQKESDNNNGISAEDPLLPKRPGDTFSDKKARN, encoded by the exons atgcagcagcaccgccaTGAGCTCGATCGTAACGCTGTGATCGTGAAGGTGCCTCAAGAAG ATGAGTACGTGCGGGATTTTTCGTTCGAGCCAGAGTTTATCCTGCGCCGCAAGGATTCGCTAGACATCCAGCGCGAGAAATACCACCGCAAGCGGCTGAACAGTCGCCGCAAGCGGCTCAAGCGGAACGCACTGCTAGTGCTGGCGAAAACGGCTGCCATAGTTCCACCGCCGCTTGGACACCAGCAACGGGTGGTGGAAAAAAATGACCCCGGGGAGATGCCGGTTCGGCCGGACGGTGTGGAAAACGGTAGTAGGAATAGTGAAACCAGTGCATGCCTTCCGACgaccagcagtagcagtaacagaagcagcaccaccaacatGCACACCAGCAGTAGGTCCAATGCAATGCTGATCGATGTACCGTCGCCCGATGACTGTCCCGCTGGCAGTGGGCTGGACGATCTCGATCCGGCTGATAAGGACGAGATTCGGCGTAGTATCGTCGACATCGAGATCGAAGAGTTCTACTAC ATGTATGGTCGCTACACGAAGGATCTAGGAGAATACGCCAAAGATGAAGCGCGAAGACTCAGGCTTCTTGAACGacgaagaaagaaagatgaTAAAGCAAGAAACAAG GAACTGTTGGACGTGCGGGACAACAAGTTCTTCAAGGCGGCATCGTGGCTGTGGCGCAACACGTTCGCCCGGCTCGGCGAGGACTGGGTGTTCCTGGCGCTGCTCGGCATCATCATGGCCCTGCTATCCTACGTGATGGATAAAGGCATCTCGATGTGCACGAACT CACGCGTGTGGCTGTACCGCGATCTCACGAACCATCCGGTGCTGCAGTACCTCGCCTGGGTGTCGCTGCCCGTCTGTCTGATCCTGTTTTCGGCCGGCTTCGTCCATCTGGTCGCACCGCAGAGCATCGGCTCGGGCATACCGGAGATGAAGACGATACTGCGCGGCGTCGCGCTGAAGGAGTACCTCACGTTCAAGACGCTCGTCGCGAAGGTGATCGGGCTGACGGCGACGCTCGGCAGCGGCATGCCGCTCGGCAAGGAGGGCCCGTTTGTACATATAGCTAGTATAGTGTCGCAGCTGCTAAGTAAGATCATCACATCATTCCAATCGATCTACGAGAACGAATCGCGCAACACGGAGATGCTGGCGGCGGCCTGTGCCGTCGGTGTCGGCGCCTGCTTCGCCGCCCCGATCGGGGGCGTGCTGTTCAGCATCGAGGTCACCACGACGTACTTTGCGGTGCGCAACTACTGGCGCGGCTTCTTTGCCGCGGTGTGCGGCGCGACCGTCTTCCGGCTGCTGGCCGTCTGGTTCCAGAAGGCGGACACggtgacggccatgttttccACCAACTTCACGTCGGACTTTCCGTTCGACCCGCAGGagctgtttgtgtttgcgctGATCGG TCTCGTGTGTGGTCTAGGTGGCGCACTGTACGTATGGGTCCATCGGAAGTACGTGCTGTTTATGCGATCGAACAAAAAGATGAACAAATTTCTCCAGAAGAA CCGTTTCCTGTATCCCGGCATTGTGGCGCTCATAGTGGCCACGCTCTCATTTCCGCTGGGCTTTGGAAAGTATATTGCCGGCGAGCTGAGCACACACGACCAGGTGCACCAGCTGTTCTCCAACTTTACCTGGACTAAGCACGAGCTCACGGTCGAGCAGGCAGCCGTCGTCTCGAACTGGCGCACCGCGGAGACGAACGTGTTTGCCAAccttattatttatttgctctACACG TTCTTCATGTCGATCATCGCGTCAACCATTCCCGTGCCATCCGGTATGTTCATACCAGTGTTCAAAATCGGTGCCGCGTTCGGCCGGATCATCGGCGAAGCGATGCACCTGTGGTTCCCGCACGGCGTCCGGTACGGCGGCATGCTGGCCCCGATCATCCCGGGCGGCTACTCGGTGGTCGGGGCGGCCGCTTTCTCCGGCGCCGTCACACACACCGTATCCGTCGGCGTGATCGTGTTCGAGATGACCGGCCAAATCACGCACATCGTGCCGGTCATGATAGCGGCCCTCATCTCGAATGCCGTCGCTGCCCTGCTCCAACCGTCCATGTACGACAGCATCATACTCATCAAAAAGCTACCCTACCTGCCCGATCTGCTGCCGTCCGGGTCCGGCATGTACAACATCTATGTGGAGGACTTTATGGTGCGCGACGTGCGCTACATCTGGAAGGGAATCTCGTACCAGCAGCTGAAGGAGATACTGAAGGCGAACAAGAGCCTGCGCAGCCTGCCGATCGTCGACAGCCCGGACAACCGGACGCTGCTCGGCAGCGTGCAGCGCTACGAGCTGATCAAAATGATCGACAAGCACATTGGGCGCGAGAAGCGCCTCGAGGTCGCCGCCAAGCTGATGAAGGAAGCGGAGGAGAAGGCCCGGGAGGAGCAGGAGCGCCAGAAGCGGGAAGCGGCCGAGGCGGCCAAGGCGCGCCGCCCCTCCCGGTTCGAGGTCGTGCCGGCGCCGGACATACTGAAGCTGCGCGAGCGGGCGAACAATGAGATGCTGCCGCCGCAGGCCCGCCGCGAATCGAACGCGTCGCTCACGAGCGGGCCCGTGTTTGGCGCGACGCAGCCGAAGAAATCGATTCTCAAGAAGACGAACTCGTTCACGCTGAAGGGCTTCAGCCCGCTGTCCCCGCACAGCCCCGTGCACACGCCGTACACGACGATCACGGGCACGGAGAGCCGCATCCGGTCCGCGTTCGACATCATCTTCCGCAAGTCGGCCACGCTGCAGGACGTGACGCCCGATCCGGAGATTGGGTCGATCGGTACGCCCAGCATTGTCGGGTCGGAGGTCGCCCCGCTCACGCCCGGCATCTCGAAGAAGGTGCAGCTGCCGCGGGAGCGCGTGATCGACATGTCGCCCGAGGACCAGAAGGCCTGGGAGATGGAGGAGATGGCGAAGCCGATCGATGTCGGCAATCTGCACATCGATCCGGCCCCGTTCCAGCTGGTCGAGCGCACGTCGATCCTGAAGGTCCACTCGCTGTTCTCGATGGTTGGCATCAACCATGCGTACGTAACGAACGTTGGCCGTCTGGTCGGTGTGGTCGCGCTGAAGGAG CTGCGAACGGCGATCGAGAGCGTCAACAATGGCACACTGACGCCGGAAACGGTGAAGGCCAAACAGGAGGAGGAAGCACGAGCACTTGCTCAGAAAG AATcggacaacaacaacggcattTCGGCGGAAGATCCTCTCCTGCCCAAGCGGCCCGGCGACACGTTCAGTgacaaaaaa GCTCGAAACTGA
- the LOC120896597 gene encoding chloride channel protein 2 isoform X1 → MQQHRHELDRNAVIVKVPQEDEYVRDFSFEPEFILRRKDSLDIQREKYHRKRLNSRRKRLKRNALLVLAKTAAIVPPPLGHQQRVVEKNDPGEMPVRPDGVENGSRNSETSACLPTTSSSSNRSSTTNMHTSSRSNAMLIDVPSPDDCPAGSGLDDLDPADKDEIRRSIVDIEIEEFYYMYGRYTKDLGEYAKDEARRLRLLERRRKKDDKARNKELLDVRDNKFFKAASWLWRNTFARLGEDWVFLALLGIIMALLSYVMDKGISMCTNSRVWLYRDLTNHPVLQYLAWVSLPVCLILFSAGFVHLVAPQSIGSGIPEMKTILRGVALKEYLTFKTLVAKVIGLTATLGSGMPLGKEGPFVHIASIVSQLLSKIITSFQSIYENESRNTEMLAAACAVGVGACFAAPIGGVLFSIEVTTTYFAVRNYWRGFFAAVCGATVFRLLAVWFQKADTVTAMFSTNFTSDFPFDPQELFVFALIGLVCGLGGALYVWVHRKYVLFMRSNKKMNKFLQKNRFLYPGIVALIVATLSFPLGFGKYIAGELSTHDQVHQLFSNFTWTKHELTVEQAAVVSNWRTAETNVFANLIIYLLYTFFMSIIASTIPVPSGMFIPVFKIGAAFGRIIGEAMHLWFPHGVRYGGMLAPIIPGGYSVVGAAAFSGAVTHTVSVGVIVFEMTGQITHIVPVMIAALISNAVAALLQPSMYDSIILIKKLPYLPDLLPSGSGMYNIYVEDFMVRDVRYIWKGISYQQLKEILKANKSLRSLPIVDSPDNRTLLGSVQRYELIKMIDKHIGREKRLEVAAKLMKEAEEKAREEQERQKREAAEAAKARRPSRFEVVPAPDILKLRERANNEMLPPQARRESNASLTSGPVFGATQPKKSILKKTNSFTLKGFSPLSPHSPVHTPYTTITGTESRIRSAFDIIFRKSATLQDVTPDPEIGSIGTPSIVGSEVAPLTPGISKKVQLPRERVIDMSPEDQKAWEMEEMAKPIDVGNLHIDPAPFQLVERTSILKVHSLFSMVGINHAYVTNVGRLVGVVALKELRTAIESVNNGTLTPETVKAKQEEEARALAQKESDNNNGISAEDPLLPKRPGDTFSDKKVNNTITSMDSALSNSDNCSDIELDNINIDHGDTAATTNGTITTTTTITPSTKHTNNHSGSQQQ, encoded by the exons atgcagcagcaccgccaTGAGCTCGATCGTAACGCTGTGATCGTGAAGGTGCCTCAAGAAG ATGAGTACGTGCGGGATTTTTCGTTCGAGCCAGAGTTTATCCTGCGCCGCAAGGATTCGCTAGACATCCAGCGCGAGAAATACCACCGCAAGCGGCTGAACAGTCGCCGCAAGCGGCTCAAGCGGAACGCACTGCTAGTGCTGGCGAAAACGGCTGCCATAGTTCCACCGCCGCTTGGACACCAGCAACGGGTGGTGGAAAAAAATGACCCCGGGGAGATGCCGGTTCGGCCGGACGGTGTGGAAAACGGTAGTAGGAATAGTGAAACCAGTGCATGCCTTCCGACgaccagcagtagcagtaacagaagcagcaccaccaacatGCACACCAGCAGTAGGTCCAATGCAATGCTGATCGATGTACCGTCGCCCGATGACTGTCCCGCTGGCAGTGGGCTGGACGATCTCGATCCGGCTGATAAGGACGAGATTCGGCGTAGTATCGTCGACATCGAGATCGAAGAGTTCTACTAC ATGTATGGTCGCTACACGAAGGATCTAGGAGAATACGCCAAAGATGAAGCGCGAAGACTCAGGCTTCTTGAACGacgaagaaagaaagatgaTAAAGCAAGAAACAAG GAACTGTTGGACGTGCGGGACAACAAGTTCTTCAAGGCGGCATCGTGGCTGTGGCGCAACACGTTCGCCCGGCTCGGCGAGGACTGGGTGTTCCTGGCGCTGCTCGGCATCATCATGGCCCTGCTATCCTACGTGATGGATAAAGGCATCTCGATGTGCACGAACT CACGCGTGTGGCTGTACCGCGATCTCACGAACCATCCGGTGCTGCAGTACCTCGCCTGGGTGTCGCTGCCCGTCTGTCTGATCCTGTTTTCGGCCGGCTTCGTCCATCTGGTCGCACCGCAGAGCATCGGCTCGGGCATACCGGAGATGAAGACGATACTGCGCGGCGTCGCGCTGAAGGAGTACCTCACGTTCAAGACGCTCGTCGCGAAGGTGATCGGGCTGACGGCGACGCTCGGCAGCGGCATGCCGCTCGGCAAGGAGGGCCCGTTTGTACATATAGCTAGTATAGTGTCGCAGCTGCTAAGTAAGATCATCACATCATTCCAATCGATCTACGAGAACGAATCGCGCAACACGGAGATGCTGGCGGCGGCCTGTGCCGTCGGTGTCGGCGCCTGCTTCGCCGCCCCGATCGGGGGCGTGCTGTTCAGCATCGAGGTCACCACGACGTACTTTGCGGTGCGCAACTACTGGCGCGGCTTCTTTGCCGCGGTGTGCGGCGCGACCGTCTTCCGGCTGCTGGCCGTCTGGTTCCAGAAGGCGGACACggtgacggccatgttttccACCAACTTCACGTCGGACTTTCCGTTCGACCCGCAGGagctgtttgtgtttgcgctGATCGG TCTCGTGTGTGGTCTAGGTGGCGCACTGTACGTATGGGTCCATCGGAAGTACGTGCTGTTTATGCGATCGAACAAAAAGATGAACAAATTTCTCCAGAAGAA CCGTTTCCTGTATCCCGGCATTGTGGCGCTCATAGTGGCCACGCTCTCATTTCCGCTGGGCTTTGGAAAGTATATTGCCGGCGAGCTGAGCACACACGACCAGGTGCACCAGCTGTTCTCCAACTTTACCTGGACTAAGCACGAGCTCACGGTCGAGCAGGCAGCCGTCGTCTCGAACTGGCGCACCGCGGAGACGAACGTGTTTGCCAAccttattatttatttgctctACACG TTCTTCATGTCGATCATCGCGTCAACCATTCCCGTGCCATCCGGTATGTTCATACCAGTGTTCAAAATCGGTGCCGCGTTCGGCCGGATCATCGGCGAAGCGATGCACCTGTGGTTCCCGCACGGCGTCCGGTACGGCGGCATGCTGGCCCCGATCATCCCGGGCGGCTACTCGGTGGTCGGGGCGGCCGCTTTCTCCGGCGCCGTCACACACACCGTATCCGTCGGCGTGATCGTGTTCGAGATGACCGGCCAAATCACGCACATCGTGCCGGTCATGATAGCGGCCCTCATCTCGAATGCCGTCGCTGCCCTGCTCCAACCGTCCATGTACGACAGCATCATACTCATCAAAAAGCTACCCTACCTGCCCGATCTGCTGCCGTCCGGGTCCGGCATGTACAACATCTATGTGGAGGACTTTATGGTGCGCGACGTGCGCTACATCTGGAAGGGAATCTCGTACCAGCAGCTGAAGGAGATACTGAAGGCGAACAAGAGCCTGCGCAGCCTGCCGATCGTCGACAGCCCGGACAACCGGACGCTGCTCGGCAGCGTGCAGCGCTACGAGCTGATCAAAATGATCGACAAGCACATTGGGCGCGAGAAGCGCCTCGAGGTCGCCGCCAAGCTGATGAAGGAAGCGGAGGAGAAGGCCCGGGAGGAGCAGGAGCGCCAGAAGCGGGAAGCGGCCGAGGCGGCCAAGGCGCGCCGCCCCTCCCGGTTCGAGGTCGTGCCGGCGCCGGACATACTGAAGCTGCGCGAGCGGGCGAACAATGAGATGCTGCCGCCGCAGGCCCGCCGCGAATCGAACGCGTCGCTCACGAGCGGGCCCGTGTTTGGCGCGACGCAGCCGAAGAAATCGATTCTCAAGAAGACGAACTCGTTCACGCTGAAGGGCTTCAGCCCGCTGTCCCCGCACAGCCCCGTGCACACGCCGTACACGACGATCACGGGCACGGAGAGCCGCATCCGGTCCGCGTTCGACATCATCTTCCGCAAGTCGGCCACGCTGCAGGACGTGACGCCCGATCCGGAGATTGGGTCGATCGGTACGCCCAGCATTGTCGGGTCGGAGGTCGCCCCGCTCACGCCCGGCATCTCGAAGAAGGTGCAGCTGCCGCGGGAGCGCGTGATCGACATGTCGCCCGAGGACCAGAAGGCCTGGGAGATGGAGGAGATGGCGAAGCCGATCGATGTCGGCAATCTGCACATCGATCCGGCCCCGTTCCAGCTGGTCGAGCGCACGTCGATCCTGAAGGTCCACTCGCTGTTCTCGATGGTTGGCATCAACCATGCGTACGTAACGAACGTTGGCCGTCTGGTCGGTGTGGTCGCGCTGAAGGAG CTGCGAACGGCGATCGAGAGCGTCAACAATGGCACACTGACGCCGGAAACGGTGAAGGCCAAACAGGAGGAGGAAGCACGAGCACTTGCTCAGAAAG AATcggacaacaacaacggcattTCGGCGGAAGATCCTCTCCTGCCCAAGCGGCCCGGCGACACGTTCAGTgacaaaaaagtaaataacaCCATCACCTCGATGGACTCGGCACTGTCCAACTCGGACAACTGTTCCGACATCGAGCTAGACAATATTAACATTGATCACGGTGACACTGCAGCTACCACTAATGGCACCatcactaccactaccaccatcacgcccagcaccaaacacaccaacaaccaTTCCGGTTCACAACAGCAGTAA
- the LOC120896597 gene encoding chloride channel protein 2 isoform X6, which translates to MYGRYTKDLGEYAKDEARRLRLLERRRKKDDKARNKELLDVRDNKFFKAASWLWRNTFARLGEDWVFLALLGIIMALLSYVMDKGISMCTNSRVWLYRDLTNHPVLQYLAWVSLPVCLILFSAGFVHLVAPQSIGSGIPEMKTILRGVALKEYLTFKTLVAKVIGLTATLGSGMPLGKEGPFVHIASIVSQLLSKIITSFQSIYENESRNTEMLAAACAVGVGACFAAPIGGVLFSIEVTTTYFAVRNYWRGFFAAVCGATVFRLLAVWFQKADTVTAMFSTNFTSDFPFDPQELFVFALIGLVCGLGGALYVWVHRKYVLFMRSNKKMNKFLQKNRFLYPGIVALIVATLSFPLGFGKYIAGELSTHDQVHQLFSNFTWTKHELTVEQAAVVSNWRTAETNVFANLIIYLLYTFFMSIIASTIPVPSGMFIPVFKIGAAFGRIIGEAMHLWFPHGVRYGGMLAPIIPGGYSVVGAAAFSGAVTHTVSVGVIVFEMTGQITHIVPVMIAALISNAVAALLQPSMYDSIILIKKLPYLPDLLPSGSGMYNIYVEDFMVRDVRYIWKGISYQQLKEILKANKSLRSLPIVDSPDNRTLLGSVQRYELIKMIDKHIGREKRLEVAAKLMKEAEEKAREEQERQKREAAEAAKARRPSRFEVVPAPDILKLRERANNEMLPPQARRESNASLTSGPVFGATQPKKSILKKTNSFTLKGFSPLSPHSPVHTPYTTITGTESRIRSAFDIIFRKSATLQDVTPDPEIGSIGTPSIVGSEVAPLTPGISKKVQLPRERVIDMSPEDQKAWEMEEMAKPIDVGNLHIDPAPFQLVERTSILKVHSLFSMVGINHAYVTNVGRLVGVVALKELRTAIESVNNGTLTPETVKAKQEEEARALAQKESDNNNGISAEDPLLPKRPGDTFSDKKVNNTITSMDSALSNSDNCSDIELDNINIDHGDTAATTNGTITTTTTITPSTKHTNNHSGSQQQ; encoded by the exons ATGTATGGTCGCTACACGAAGGATCTAGGAGAATACGCCAAAGATGAAGCGCGAAGACTCAGGCTTCTTGAACGacgaagaaagaaagatgaTAAAGCAAGAAACAAG GAACTGTTGGACGTGCGGGACAACAAGTTCTTCAAGGCGGCATCGTGGCTGTGGCGCAACACGTTCGCCCGGCTCGGCGAGGACTGGGTGTTCCTGGCGCTGCTCGGCATCATCATGGCCCTGCTATCCTACGTGATGGATAAAGGCATCTCGATGTGCACGAACT CACGCGTGTGGCTGTACCGCGATCTCACGAACCATCCGGTGCTGCAGTACCTCGCCTGGGTGTCGCTGCCCGTCTGTCTGATCCTGTTTTCGGCCGGCTTCGTCCATCTGGTCGCACCGCAGAGCATCGGCTCGGGCATACCGGAGATGAAGACGATACTGCGCGGCGTCGCGCTGAAGGAGTACCTCACGTTCAAGACGCTCGTCGCGAAGGTGATCGGGCTGACGGCGACGCTCGGCAGCGGCATGCCGCTCGGCAAGGAGGGCCCGTTTGTACATATAGCTAGTATAGTGTCGCAGCTGCTAAGTAAGATCATCACATCATTCCAATCGATCTACGAGAACGAATCGCGCAACACGGAGATGCTGGCGGCGGCCTGTGCCGTCGGTGTCGGCGCCTGCTTCGCCGCCCCGATCGGGGGCGTGCTGTTCAGCATCGAGGTCACCACGACGTACTTTGCGGTGCGCAACTACTGGCGCGGCTTCTTTGCCGCGGTGTGCGGCGCGACCGTCTTCCGGCTGCTGGCCGTCTGGTTCCAGAAGGCGGACACggtgacggccatgttttccACCAACTTCACGTCGGACTTTCCGTTCGACCCGCAGGagctgtttgtgtttgcgctGATCGG TCTCGTGTGTGGTCTAGGTGGCGCACTGTACGTATGGGTCCATCGGAAGTACGTGCTGTTTATGCGATCGAACAAAAAGATGAACAAATTTCTCCAGAAGAA CCGTTTCCTGTATCCCGGCATTGTGGCGCTCATAGTGGCCACGCTCTCATTTCCGCTGGGCTTTGGAAAGTATATTGCCGGCGAGCTGAGCACACACGACCAGGTGCACCAGCTGTTCTCCAACTTTACCTGGACTAAGCACGAGCTCACGGTCGAGCAGGCAGCCGTCGTCTCGAACTGGCGCACCGCGGAGACGAACGTGTTTGCCAAccttattatttatttgctctACACG TTCTTCATGTCGATCATCGCGTCAACCATTCCCGTGCCATCCGGTATGTTCATACCAGTGTTCAAAATCGGTGCCGCGTTCGGCCGGATCATCGGCGAAGCGATGCACCTGTGGTTCCCGCACGGCGTCCGGTACGGCGGCATGCTGGCCCCGATCATCCCGGGCGGCTACTCGGTGGTCGGGGCGGCCGCTTTCTCCGGCGCCGTCACACACACCGTATCCGTCGGCGTGATCGTGTTCGAGATGACCGGCCAAATCACGCACATCGTGCCGGTCATGATAGCGGCCCTCATCTCGAATGCCGTCGCTGCCCTGCTCCAACCGTCCATGTACGACAGCATCATACTCATCAAAAAGCTACCCTACCTGCCCGATCTGCTGCCGTCCGGGTCCGGCATGTACAACATCTATGTGGAGGACTTTATGGTGCGCGACGTGCGCTACATCTGGAAGGGAATCTCGTACCAGCAGCTGAAGGAGATACTGAAGGCGAACAAGAGCCTGCGCAGCCTGCCGATCGTCGACAGCCCGGACAACCGGACGCTGCTCGGCAGCGTGCAGCGCTACGAGCTGATCAAAATGATCGACAAGCACATTGGGCGCGAGAAGCGCCTCGAGGTCGCCGCCAAGCTGATGAAGGAAGCGGAGGAGAAGGCCCGGGAGGAGCAGGAGCGCCAGAAGCGGGAAGCGGCCGAGGCGGCCAAGGCGCGCCGCCCCTCCCGGTTCGAGGTCGTGCCGGCGCCGGACATACTGAAGCTGCGCGAGCGGGCGAACAATGAGATGCTGCCGCCGCAGGCCCGCCGCGAATCGAACGCGTCGCTCACGAGCGGGCCCGTGTTTGGCGCGACGCAGCCGAAGAAATCGATTCTCAAGAAGACGAACTCGTTCACGCTGAAGGGCTTCAGCCCGCTGTCCCCGCACAGCCCCGTGCACACGCCGTACACGACGATCACGGGCACGGAGAGCCGCATCCGGTCCGCGTTCGACATCATCTTCCGCAAGTCGGCCACGCTGCAGGACGTGACGCCCGATCCGGAGATTGGGTCGATCGGTACGCCCAGCATTGTCGGGTCGGAGGTCGCCCCGCTCACGCCCGGCATCTCGAAGAAGGTGCAGCTGCCGCGGGAGCGCGTGATCGACATGTCGCCCGAGGACCAGAAGGCCTGGGAGATGGAGGAGATGGCGAAGCCGATCGATGTCGGCAATCTGCACATCGATCCGGCCCCGTTCCAGCTGGTCGAGCGCACGTCGATCCTGAAGGTCCACTCGCTGTTCTCGATGGTTGGCATCAACCATGCGTACGTAACGAACGTTGGCCGTCTGGTCGGTGTGGTCGCGCTGAAGGAG CTGCGAACGGCGATCGAGAGCGTCAACAATGGCACACTGACGCCGGAAACGGTGAAGGCCAAACAGGAGGAGGAAGCACGAGCACTTGCTCAGAAAG AATcggacaacaacaacggcattTCGGCGGAAGATCCTCTCCTGCCCAAGCGGCCCGGCGACACGTTCAGTgacaaaaaagtaaataacaCCATCACCTCGATGGACTCGGCACTGTCCAACTCGGACAACTGTTCCGACATCGAGCTAGACAATATTAACATTGATCACGGTGACACTGCAGCTACCACTAATGGCACCatcactaccactaccaccatcacgcccagcaccaaacacaccaacaaccaTTCCGGTTCACAACAGCAGTAA